The Glandiceps talaboti chromosome 1, keGlaTala1.1, whole genome shotgun sequence genome has a segment encoding these proteins:
- the LOC144442848 gene encoding putative E3 ubiquitin-protein ligase MID2, producing MEDALGEHLTCTVCLDLYEDPVLLPCLHTFCHSCLQHIINSNGQSVRSIFFGRTTQFRCPECRSTVKLDRREINGLPKNFHIANIVESFKKNKTSTENVGPEGTIISNLRRQICHICQENFACTFCLQCELAYCWSCLRTSHTTSQQTQQQERSDRNEEDSSCRKDRRQKRQGADKETCSNNDSQLPNDTGLPSSQKLKAKDKTDRKDKKGVGGRHLLLNLDVECGHHENEHMVAFCFQCCRLVCPVSATRHEEHPVLSVVDAVLVVKEELSNGVRGLKHKSVDLRKAGVYQDKLNDSDKMCEKLHLDCDRLSMTVQEKEDTLSQHINTIAEKNATFTRLQGHLCEVKAEKLKELAEEIILGLKPINLEAFIQKGLTLKRRMENAYRLYSAIKSTYVNDRMESGASTVAATSASNLPPSSFNAASRTETVRQEEGRERPNGHHDSTNSRAESAIFSLDRRTAHEGLIFLTPNHVQRRIAPQYHNDCRGDWLDENYNGSANHQCLRCLRCTYDNMFEHPPRRTRRYSMSFAPELQPTTLSSRYCGRSCTVLADHGFSHGKHYWEVHCRFDVGTYRQTYFGGSLLTIGVSSTNSQRLLLLTEDEAAWALDVTGTAYRLFRHGNQASWIDIPEDFAAQHERADNQENFIFWLPFGVFLDLDNHLLEIYSCSTRQCLHVFTDISPNTASLYPALTIGHDGLCVEIKPDITLPQFIRRHHQEHVIQNTNDIPNEECGQETWV from the exons ATGGAAGATGCGTTAGGTGAGCATTTAACCTGTACAGTGTGTCTAGATCTGTATGAGGATCCTGTACTCCTTCCGTGCCTTCATACTTTCTGCCACTCATGTCTTCAGCATATAATCAACAGTAACGGTCAAAGTGTGCGGTCGATCTTTTTTGGTAGGACGACACAGTTTCGTTGTCCGGAATGTCGATCTACAGTAAAATTAGACAGGAGGGAAATAAATGGCTTGCCCAAGAACTTTCACATTGCCAATATTGTTGAAAGTTTCAAAAAGAATAAAACGTCAACCGAGAACGTCGGTCCTGAAGGAACCATCATTTCGAACTTGCGTCGACAGATTTGTCATATCTGCCAGGAAAACTTTGCCTGCACGTTTTGCCTTCAGTGTGAATTAGCTTATTGCTGGTCATGTCTACGTACTTCACACACAACATCACAGCAAACGCAACAGCAAGAACGGTCAGACAGAAATGAAGAAGACTCAAGTTGTCGAAAAGATAGACGCCAAAAACGTCAAGGGGCTGACAAAGAAACATGCTCCAATAACGATAGTCAGTTACCAAACGATACAGGATTACCAAGCTCACAAAAGTTGAAAGCGAAAGATAAAACAGACAGAAAAGACAAGAAAGGCGTTGGTGGCAGACATCTTTTACTGAATCTCGACGTTGAATGTGGTCATCACGAGAATGAGCACATGGTAGCATTTTGTTTTCAGtgctgtagacttgtatgtccCGTCAGTGCAACCCGACACGAAGAACATCCAGTACTATCAGTAGTAGACGCTGTACTTGTGGTCAAG GAAGAATTATCTAATGGTGTCCGTGGTTTGAAGCACAAATCTGTTGATTTAAGGAAGGCGGGTGTTTACCAGGATAAATTG AATGACAGCGACAAAATGTGTGAGAAACTGCATCTTGATTGTGATCGTCTGAGCATGACAGTACAAGAAAAAGAAGATACCCTTTCCCAACACATCAATACAATAGCAGAGAAGAATGCCACATTCACGCGGCTTCAGGGTCATCTATGTGAAGTGAAAGCTGAGAAGCTGAAAGAATTGGCGGAAGAAATCATCCTGGGATTAAAACCTATCAACCTTGAAGCCTTCATTCAg AAAGGCTTAACGCTGAAAAGAAG GATGGAGAATGCTTATCGTCTGTATTCAGCAATCAAGAGTACATATGTTAATGATAGGATGGAGAGTGGTGCCTCAACAGTTGCAGCGACGAGCGCCAGTAATCTGCCACCAAGTAGCTTCAATGCTGCGTCAAGAACAGAAACCGTAAGACAAGAGGAAGGGAGAGAACGACCTAACG GTCATCATGATTCGACCAATTCCCGGGCTGAGTCAGCGATTTTTTCTCTAGACAGAAGAACAGCACATGAAGGACTAATCTTTCTGACTCCCAATCACGTACAACGTAGAATAGCACCACAATATCACAACGACTGTCGTGGAGATTGGTTGGACGAAAATTATAACGGATCTGCTAACCACCAATGTTTGCGATGTCTTCGGTGCACATACGACAATATGTTTGAGCACCCCCCTAGAAGGACTAGAAGATACAGTATGAGTTTTGCCCCTGAATTACAACCAACAACTCTTTCAAGTCGATATTGTGGTCGTTCGTGTACTGTGCTGGCAGATCATGGCTTTAGTCATGGCAAACATTATTGGGAAGTGCATTGCCGCTTCGATGTAGGAACTTACCGACAAACTTACTTCGGGGGCAGCTTGTTGACAATTGGTGTAAGCTCCACCAATAGTCAGCGACTCTTGTTATTAACTGAGGATGAAGCGGCCTGGGCTCTGGATGTAACCGGAACGGCATACAGGTTGTTTCGCCATGGTAACCAAGCATCTTGGATTGATATACCGGAAGACTTTGCTGCCCAACATGAACGAGCCGACAACCAAGAAAATTTCATCTTTTGGTTACCGTTTGGTGTATTTCTCGATCTGGACAACCATCTATTGGAAATTTACAGCTGTTCCACCAGGCAATGTTTACACGTGTTTACTGACATATCTCCAAACACTGCATCCTTATATCCAGCATTGACAATAGGTCACGATGGGTTATGTGTAGAAATTAAACCAGATATCACACTTCCACAATTTATACGACGTCATCACCAAGAACACGTCATCCAAAACACGAATGACATTCCAAATGAAGAATGTGGACAAGAAACGTGGGTTTAG